From the genome of Oncorhynchus nerka isolate Pitt River unplaced genomic scaffold, Oner_Uvic_2.0 unplaced_scaffold_1023, whole genome shotgun sequence, one region includes:
- the LOC115121207 gene encoding 2-aminoethanethiol dioxygenase-like, with amino-acid sequence MPRDNKKSLIQKIASQANITFKDFNASAIGDNKVLSDNRGDLITLLTEVRTADLKMKPNGSHSEHNPPVTYMHICETESFSMGVFLLNSGASIPLHDHPGMNGMLKVLYGKVSIRCFDLLDKPSDQVQSETQFDPPLLPFQKDSLRRAVLRSTMWFTHDSSPCILTPQRENLHEIDTVDGPAAFLDILAPPYDPEDGRDCHYYKVLQTVPDADTKVEAQQPWEEETWLLETGQPDGFWCGGEPYPGPKVSF; translated from the coding sequence ATGCCACGGGATAACAAGAAGTCTCTCATTCAGAAAATAGCCAGCCAAGCCAATATCACATTTAAAGATTTCAATGCATCCGCAATTGGGGACAACAAAGTATTATCGGACAACCGGGGGGATCTAATCACCCTGCTGACGGAAGTCAGGACTGCAGACCTGAAGATGAAACCGAACGGCTCCCATTCCGAACACAACCCACCTGTCACATACATGCACATCTGCGAGACGGAGTCGTTCAGTATGGGGGTGTTTCTACTGAACAGCGGGGCTTCCATCCCGCTCCACGACCACCCCGGTATGAACGGAATGCTCAAGGTTCTATACGGGAAAGTCAGTATCAGGTGTTTTGACCTGTTGGATAAACCTTCGGACCAGGTGCAGAGTGAGACCCAGTTCGACCCGCCGCTGCTGCCGTTCCAGAAGGACTCTCTGCGGCGGGCTGTGCTCCGGTCAACCATGTGGTTCACCCATGACAGTAGTCCGTGTATCTTAACCCCGCAGAGGGAGAACCTGCATGAGATCGACACGGTGGATGGACCGGCTGCTTTCCTCGACATCCTGGCACCTCCGTATGACCCTGAAGATGGGAGGGACTGTCATTATTATAAAGTCCTACAGACTGTTCCCGACGCAGACACTAAGGTAGAGGCGCAGCAGCCGTGGGAGGAAGAGACGTGGTTACTAGAGACAGGCCAGCCTGATGGCTTCTGGTGTGGGGGTGAACCATACCCCGGGCCCAAGGTTTCCTTCTAA